TAGGTGCGCTCTTTCGGATTTTAAAAATATTTTCCGAGTATAGTATAAACCTCACCAAGATAGAATCGAGGCCCAAAAGGGGTGACCCGGGACACTATCTTTTCTACACTGATTTTTACGGATCCGAAAAGGAGGAAAGGGTGAGAAGAGCGATAGAGGATTTAAAAAAAGAAACGGACTTTTTCAAGTTCTTAGGTTGCTACACGTCTAGAGGAGATAAAGAATGAGGATATACGTCTTAGGGTTAGGCAACATGGGATATTGGTTTGCGCAAAGATTAAGTAAGGAACATGAGGTTTATGGATTCGATAAGGATAAAAATAGAGTCGAGACAGTAAAGAACGAAATAGCTATTTTGCCACCAGAAGATCTCAAAAGCTTCAGGCCGGAACTTGTTCTTAATGCTGTGTCTTTAAAGGAGACGATAAGAGCCTTCGAGGAGATAGAGCCGCACATAGCAAGAGACACCATTCTTTCAGATATAGCGTCCATAAAGGGTGATATTCCGGAGTACTACACAAAAAAAAGAGCACGGTATCTCTCAATGCATCCAATGTTTGGCCCGACCTTTGCCAATTTGGAGAGACTAAGGGGAGAGAATGTCATTTTCATATCCGGTTCGGACAAAGAAGGAATGAGGGTTTTTAAAAGATTTTTCAGAAAATTTAGGATCAAATTTTTCGAACTGACATTCGACGAGCATGACAGAATGATGGCTTATTCTTTAAGTGTGCCCTTCGTCTCCTCCCTTGTATTTGCGTCCTGTGTAGAAAAAAAAGTCGTTCCAGGGACAACCTTCCAAAAGCATTTAACCATTGCGAAAGGCCTTTTATCAGAGGATGATCATCTACTCGCGGAGATTCTTTTTAACCCTTACTCACTTTTTGAACTGGACAAGATCACGGGCAAACTAGAATATTTGAAACATATCATAAAGCAAAGAGACTACGAGGAACTTTCAGCACTACTCTCTAGACTCAGGAGGAACTTGAGTTGAACTATTCTGAATTCCTAAAAATTGTAAGCGAAAGAGGTCCGCTAAAACTGAATTCAATAATTAAAGAGGTTCTTGGGGACCTGGATACCCCTCTTTCTTACTACCTCAAAATGAAATCTGTCTACGAGAACGGCCCCTCTTTTCTATTCGAGAGCGCGGAAAAGAAAGAAGAATCAGGTAGATACTCGATTATCGGTTTCGATCCTTACCTCATATTCAAGGCTTTGGGGCAAAAAGTCCTTCTCTCTGGTTTAATAGAGGGCGAGCTCTCCGTTGAAAATCCCTTTGAGATTTTAAAGTTTTTGGTCAAGAATCTGAAAATAACTGACGAAAACGAACGTAAAGTACAAGCGGCCGGGGCCTTTGGATACGTTTCATACGATTCAGTCCGGTTCTTTGAAAGGATTCCAGATACAAAGCCAAAAACGATAGGGTGTTACGACATGTACTTTGTTTTTCCGTCTAAGATTGCGATTTTCGACAACTATAGAGGAAAAATAGACCTCATCTCAGTAAGCCCAGAGGAAGGTGAAGAAGGGGTACGGGAGCTAAAACTCATTTTGCGGTTTTCCATTCCAACCCCGAAAAGGAAGGATCTTCGTGTGGATAGAATAGAAGCAAAAGTTACGGAAGAGAAATTTAAGAACATGGCAGAAGCCGCAAAAAAATACATAGTAAACGGAGATGTTATTCAGGTCGTTTTGTCGCAAAGATTAAAGGTGCTTATCGATGCCGAAAGTACAGACATCTACCGAGCCTTAAGACTTATAAATCCTTCCCCGTACATGTTCCTCCTTGATTTTCCGGAATACAGTCTTATCGGTT
The sequence above is a segment of the Thermodesulfobacteriota bacterium genome. Coding sequences within it:
- a CDS encoding prephenate dehydrogenase/arogenate dehydrogenase family protein, producing the protein MRIYVLGLGNMGYWFAQRLSKEHEVYGFDKDKNRVETVKNEIAILPPEDLKSFRPELVLNAVSLKETIRAFEEIEPHIARDTILSDIASIKGDIPEYYTKKRARYLSMHPMFGPTFANLERLRGENVIFISGSDKEGMRVFKRFFRKFRIKFFELTFDEHDRMMAYSLSVPFVSSLVFASCVEKKVVPGTTFQKHLTIAKGLLSEDDHLLAEILFNPYSLFELDKITGKLEYLKHIIKQRDYEELSALLSRLRRNLS
- the trpE gene encoding anthranilate synthase component I, which gives rise to MNYSEFLKIVSERGPLKLNSIIKEVLGDLDTPLSYYLKMKSVYENGPSFLFESAEKKEESGRYSIIGFDPYLIFKALGQKVLLSGLIEGELSVENPFEILKFLVKNLKITDENERKVQAAGAFGYVSYDSVRFFERIPDTKPKTIGCYDMYFVFPSKIAIFDNYRGKIDLISVSPEEGEEGVRELKLILRFSIPTPKRKDLRVDRIEAKVTEEKFKNMAEAAKKYIVNGDVIQVVLSQRLKVLIDAESTDIYRALRLINPSPYMFLLDFPEYSLIGSSPETMVRMKNSVIQLNPIAGTRPRGKTKEEDRRLEKDLLSDEKELAEHVMLVDLARNDVGRVSKIGSVVVERFLDVERYSHVMHIVSSVRGVLRETLDAFDVFASCFPAGTVVGAPKIRAMEIIEELEEEKREFYAGATGYFLFSGDMDFCITIRSLLMRKNELFMQAGAGIVFDSIPEKEYCETLNKLEALTETLRSIGDILK